The following is a genomic window from Manihot esculenta cultivar AM560-2 chromosome 9, M.esculenta_v8, whole genome shotgun sequence.
ttttaagttaagtctggtagttttaaagaaaagttttacaaagtaatagtccagtcggatcatgtatgggattttaacaggtacacagagttcaggataggcttactacgggtctaggcggccttaagtcgatctggatcctagtgccgaacagtttgggccgttacaaagagggtaccggttttcgggctgttacagatggtatcagagcatagggcctcttaagtacggtgtgttgagcatttttgttcaaggattagagatatcccacatcggaaagaggttggtctagAGTCATAggaaggcaaagcacaataagtataatcatgtccactaagagaGGAAGTTgtttttgcatgctgatgtgaaatgccatgaatataggcatgtgccttattgttatgctatgtatgcatgtatatcttgtaggttcatgtgtttttcatatgagctatatgtgtgctaatgtttgttctttgtgttgttcttcaggatcACTCTGTGGATTCAGAGCCGTCTGAAGAATCTTTTGATGAAAATAGAGGGGGTATGGACCTAGGAAACAGGAGAGAGATAGAAAgagatgtgcaaagaagggaTGTCGGTGTACAAGTGAATTTGGAGGAAGAGACTTTAGAAGATGCTCAGATTAAAGAttctaggataggagagaatgaaccctccacctggagtacagctacctggaaAGGGGCAAAGTGGGGGAACgctaaaaagaaaaaggtgaGAGGCCTTAAAGGGGCAAAACagagagagttctggaataggataAACCCTCGTTTATATAgtgattaatattttatattaaagtaacagaatgcttgttagcatagttcatgcatcatggatgccatgatatatcttagggtgattgcattagaatcacgaatatggtgcattgcattttcattgtttatgaggattggaccaaggcgacatcaatagcccgttgagggagttttgaggtcatgtctaatccaagatatggactagttgagttgtgatgcattttcatataaaatgcgtatgaatgaactgtttttagtgtttctactcactgggctttatagctcatccctttcccttaatcccagtttttgcagggtcagagtagctgggaagtgagaagcaacagagttatgGCTTCAGTATGCTTAtgtatagttagtgtggacatgatgtaaattaaagagatatgtaTTACAGATACAGTCAGATAGTGTGCTTgtggtttagtatgtgctttgcctatagtatgttttatcccttgtctatgcatgtatcctgtttgcAGTTtcatgatgagaaatgagtcaaaccaggcttaataactgttgtgtttcgaaaacccagtgaattataactgtgagggaagacagggattacttcctttgacccaagaccagtgcggaggaaagaccaggtttgattcctgtgatccatagagaggccaatagagaagaccaggtttgatttctgtgactctatggtagccaagttaacttatgatatgctgacctttacagagtgggttctatgacacagcgcatagtgcatggaggttacttggtaacgtgtcactggtgtattacagatagccctaagggctatttcagattagtctatctgagtggtttttaagttaagtctggtagttttaaagaaaagttttacaaagtaatagtccagtcggatcatgtatgggattttaacaggtacacagagttcaggataggcttactacgggtctaggcggccttaagtcgatctggatcctagtgccgaacagtttgggccgttacaaagagggtaccggtttttGGGCTGTTACATTTCAAAAGTCATAAGATTATGCCTATAAGGAATAAAGCACCTAAAAGCGGTAAGGCATCCCTAGGTGCATCAGAGCTCTCTATATTAGCtgaaaaacttcataaaatttTGCCAAGTGAACAAATAGCTTAAAaagaacttttaaaataaatgaagttgGGAAGAGTACCCATAGAAAGAGTGAAAGAAGTAAATTAAGCCATTAATAGGTTACGCGGTTTAGGAAGACCAGTAAAGTGAACAAAAACCAAGAATAACACAAGTACAAGCAAATGTATGATCTCATTCATTGAAATTGGACACATAGTTAGGCGAATAAGGCAAAAAGACAAAAGTACAATGTAGAAATAAAAGGAACAAAATACTAATTTATTTAATCATGGAAAGATTGTCCTTAAAAGACTTACATTAGTAATTACATCATCGTTTACACCATTGCCTACACTACTACCCCCTGGGAGACCGGCGCTCCCTAACCCTTATCCCTCAGTGTCCACAAAGGGCACGATCCCACCCCCTTGAAGCCCGGTGTCTCCACCATCTCCTCCCTTAGGCCCAGCATCCCTCCTTGGAGGCCCAGTTGCTACACGAGGAGCCCCCTTAGGCAAAGGGCGATCGTCCTCCCCATAACGCACCTCTTCCCCATTGGAGTCTACTTCGGGGGCTCGGAGTCGAGCTAAGGGGACGGAGGGTGCATCCCTGGCCTCTTTCAAGCCCTGGTAAAACCCAGAGGCGAACATGCGGAAGCCTCTACTCCATATTTCATGCTTCATCACATCTGAAGCTTTAAAATCCGCAAGTTGCGCCTCACAGGCCTCCTCGATTTCAGCTTTCAGGTCAAAAGAGTCTTTGTAACATTGAAGACGATCTTCATAGGCCTGCTCAATCTCAGACACCAACTCTGAAAAGCCCTTATATTCCTGCAAGCGCCTTTGGCAGGCTTGATCAATTTCTGTTTTCAACTTAGCAGactctctgtaacgacccgaaaatcagaccgctaccggcgctaggatccagatcggcttaaggccgccgggacccgtagcaagccaaacattcatcctgtgaacctgtttaatcccatacatgatcaacaacatacataaaaatttaaaacttttcctttcatacattcaccaaactcaacctgtgcatgcactatacataacataatcataagcattgacccctctgtgggatctcatcattgccccaatgggtgacataacatgtgttgagttgttttacataaacatcataaaacatctaagatcatgtattaaaagagataacaacattctatggtcaagcacacctctatcatccatgaacatcattacattacatgtctatactgtacttttacataacatcatattcatttatcatgtccacactagctattacataaccaagacttcattactcttgctgacctcctagtctaccctatacctgcgaacctggggggttaagggagaggggtgagctacaagagcccagtgagcagaataataaaacatttaaaacatatgataacatggaatgcatcacatcacagctaatcacatcaaggatgaatttgtcaccaatagtcctctacatagtccaactgtgccaggggcgtagaatgggcctcactggtctttctcttacataacataacataacataacattccgacagtgccaggggcatagaatgggcctcactggtctttctcttacatggtaccaggggcatagaatgggcctcactggtcttccgtaccgtatcattatcatatcgtaacatacgaggactaaaggatcattcaacattcatccacatcatcaacatattatgcaatgcaacatattcgtgagttctaatgcaaacaccctattatatctcatagcattcatgatgcgtgaatcatgctaaaactgatttatttactttaaagcataaagagttattccactcacctctggctagctccgaCAGACACAAAAGCAGCTGaattcactgctggggtcctcggttcctcgggtccgaacctacacaggtggactcaaatgagggaccaaacatacatgcatgcacttcgggagtgctttaggcccccgaaagcataagtgagggaagtccaggttcggccgccgaaccttatgttcggccgccgaacatggcatgcatgcggaggcacgttcgcctcccgaatgtggcccggccagccacctataaatgggttccttagccgaaatgggcgagttttctccccattttcggccaaggtgagctctctgccgtccctcacaAATCTTGAGTTTCtcccttcagatctttcaagattttcatgagttttcactttgttttgaagattttgagcatttgagcaagttttgaagcttggaaggcACAGGAGCTCctttcctttggtttccaagtttaggtcgtctttctctcgatcttcaagaggtaagagccgatcttgagctcattgcatgttttaagtaagtatCTCCTGACAAAGTTGCTGATTCTGAAGCTTCAGTCCATCGATAGTCAAAGTCAAGCTGTTCAGGTCCTTGGTACGTTTGCTCAGCTCTTGCTCGAGAACAACGACTCGGACTAAGGCTTCTTCCTGCTGGGATTTCACCGTCTCGAAATGAGCCTAGGCATAATCACGATCTGTCTTTGCTACCTCGTATTCGCGCCAAGCCTCATCCCTTTGGGCCatagcctcatccctctctTGTCGAGCTTCTTTTAGAGAGGACAGCTGAGTCGAAACCTCAGCACAACGGGACTCTGCCACAGCTGCCCTCTCGTCTGCCCTCTTAATAGCCTCACGGGTCCAGGACAGCTCATCCTCAAGGTCCTTCAAACGACCTTGAGCCCCAGTGAGCTAGCCCCGAGCATCACTAGTAGCATTGAGATTTTCCTCGCGGCGGGCCTCCTCAATCTGGCGATCTACGGAGCTCCAGAGAGACCGATCACGGGCGTCTATCTCCATAGAGAGACCCATCACctaacaaagaaaagaaaactgtcaaaatagaaaataaaaagagtaaTGTACAACCTATAAGTAAAGATGACAAATCACCATAAGGAGCATCTCCCTAGCTGTATCTCCGAGCTCCTCCCGAGTCTGAGAGCGAAAGGCAACCTACTCCCGAGTAGAGCAGGCCAAAAGACCGGTGAGAGCGAGTAGGCATGGGTCCGAGGCTTCAGTAACCCCACCGAACATCCTCTCCCGTAGCAGCTCGGCAACAAGGCTCGCGATGGATTGGGGAGTGATCTCCTCGGCGTTTAGCACCTCGTTGTCAGGAGTAGAAGACAGAAGCCCTACCGGCACTTTCTCCTTCTCCAAAGATGGGAGCGCGAGGGTAGGCTGTTGAGATCCCCGGGCCTTCTTTGAGGTCGGAGCTGCAGTGATAGCTTCCGAAGGAGGAGCTCGTTTGCCAGCAGCCCCCTTTAGGACAACAGCTCCGCTAGCGTCAGCTTTCTTGGGGCGAGGAGCAGCAGGGGCAGGCTTAGGCTCGGACCCTTCCTTAGAAGTGTACTCACTGGTGGGCGCTGCCTTAGCGACACCTCAGGTGGCACGACTTCAGATGGTTCTTCGataattgtaacagcccggacgtgatccccggcactgttaccgctcacagcccgtgacctacctctgggcccagccactgtgagcagctcttaacatcccttcaccctcacgggttccaggcaggatttgtccctcgggggagccattacggcccgccctagcccgagtggatttggcccaattccttcctctgggaattaggtcgcctcccccactgctcgaacccttgacctcccacttggtggtgtgacccctaactcggaggtgtggagaatccaagctccaaaagctccaagctcccaaaactccttttaagctttaaatcttcaaacacaagggtagaaatcatgaaaaacttgagagatgggtagagaaaacacgaaaacgaccaaaggaaggcataaactcacctgagctcgagaatggggagaaaactcacccatttccgatctgagggccctttataggtggcctggtcaaagaccttcggcagcctaacgtgccccctaaactcatgcatgtttggcggccgaacttgactttcggcggccgaaccttggctcgttcaaacaagactttcggaggccaaaagcactcccgaagcctttccatgttcggcggccgaacttcactttcggcggccgaacctggcaaacgcctccttgatcttttcttttcaaaattcaattctttttccatttaaaagcatgaaatcagtaaaaacattttagaaaacacattttaccccttctagagagatccaacaccctagattccgccggaaggcaggaatcccgatgccggattctagccgggtattacattctaccccccttacaaaaacattcgtccccgaatgttaaaacaacaaacacaagcatgcaagcaagcaagcgaatcctaaagcttctctccaaaaagagacaccaaacgctggagtaagaactcccaggttcctaaactccacaagcttctgctgcgctactctgatccttctctatcttcctccttctctgctcttactcttctcttctcatctttactaactggcttcttctcactactaacccaaaactaactctaactctcacaggtagtacccgaatttcagatctatcttggaaaaacaaacagctcctactagctgtcccaatagatcatccatcctacatgggaatacctgcccttggtagtgaccttgtttaaccgcttacagtcgttacaaagtctcaaggattcatccttcgtttcccacaaccatactggagcaatccagagtgaggtactaggtcggacaaaaccccttgtctaccaagtctcgcctctactctactgctacctctctctatgcaggcgccatcctatagggaagggtagaaatggttctgcgtccagacaccactcctataccaaactctaactccctgacagatggtaaacctgacaactcgcctgggaagacatctaagaactctctcgacggctcctagagcaactaaagaaagagaaaaacactagggttcacaaaaacttacacatcagaacattcaaaagtgagcgtacctgacaccaccatgtttgatgtgtctgcctcctgctgagcttgggtgaagatccgaactggagctgacggaccttctccacggaaacctgaggaatgaggggctgaccctcttcctctgcctcgaccaccaacctgaaacacggctggagctactggctgagctgttctacctggagctgctggctgggacggagccaacctaggcacagtgggacactcacgtgctatgtgcccctcctgtccgcacctgaaacaagcCGTAGTCCCTactcgacagactcctttgtgcggccttccgcacctcaagcactttgaactgcctgagccagagctcgaaccaccaaaacccagactagccttcagattctgccaaaacttcttcttcgactttctgaggcctctgccccacttcttacctttcgtggaggctgtactcagagtggagggatcaatccctcctgaacctgagatcctagaatcctgagtctgagcatcctcctgagaatctcccataccttcttcaggtactctgactcccatactgaagtctcttctctgaacatccatctccacttccctcatactagctgacatccttcttggagccatcgcttctctgcttgcatcaaaagaccttccagggtcccttgatgttccccatctgctgactccccacgactgcgctcttggcagagcagggggaaaggtgtccaaaccttccctctcagatggaactccagtcgattccacagatcgacgagcaactcgcattctggctcctctgaagaacaacacacaagcatacaatcaatcattagcatcatacggttcatatgaaaacacatggacctgcatacatagcatatcatacataacattaatgcacatgcataaaatcatggcattacacatcatcatacaagacaggactcaacatcctatcctagtggacatgattctactcttgatctttcttattgtgcttgcccttctatgacctctaagccaacctctttccgatgtgcaacacaccgtactctcgaggcccaaagctctgataccattctgtaacagcccggaaaccgatacccctctgtaacggcccgaaccgccaccggcgctaggatccagatcggcttaaggccgccgggacccgtagcaagccaaacatacctcctatcacctggtcaaatcccatacatgaacaaaactttaacataaaaactgaaacatatgatgtaaataccgagcctgacctgtatgcgacatattcgtgaaactagtgcaatcaacctactacatataatcatgatgcatgaacatgctttaggcattagattttgtgcataaaagattaagtttagttctactcacatccTGGCAGatgctgactgactctgcaactgctaacactgatggcctcctcggtctctcgggtccgatcctacacaggtggactcgaatgaggtgccaaacacattctaacaactcataaacaactccccaaaaacccctctaaacatcacttaaacatgcatggaaaacgcccaagaaacggctggacagggcactttcggcggcaccttcggcggccgaaagtcccttccagagacgaaactcgggtaggttcggtggcaggttcggcggccgaaacccttagacagaaacgaaagtccctccttcgggggcacattcggcagcctaaagactgcctcccatgcaggttcggcggccgaaactcctttcggcggccgaacctggtcccctctggacgacaggtccgattctgccaagccaaaaaccaaactcaaatatacccaaatcctcacatactttctcccaatcatgcatactcactcccacatgcatcaactagcttaaaccttcaacaatacatcataaaagcgtacatataacatacattgggtataaaacccacataatccttaaacatgcatttccatccatactcaaccatcaaaaacttcataaaacttcatgaaaacactagggaaacaaggatctacacttacctcttgaagatcgagggtggtgtgacccctaactcggaggtgtggagaatccaagctccaaaagctccaagctcccaaaactccttttaagctttaaatcttcaaacacaagggtagaaatcatgaaaaacttgagagatgggtagagaaaacacgaaaacgaccaaaggaaggcataaactcacctgagctcgagaatggggagaaaactcacccatttccgatctgagggccctttataggtggcctggtcaaagaccttcggcagcctaacgtgccccctaaactcatgcatgttcggcggccgaacttgactttcggcggccgaaccttggctcgttcaaacaagactttcggaggccaaaagcactcccgaagcctttccatgttcggcggccgaacttcactttcggcggccgaacctggcaaacgcctccttggtcttttcttttcaaaattcaattctttttccatttaaaagcatgaaatcagtaaaaacattttagaaaacacattttaccccttctagagagatccaacaccctagattccgccggaaggcaggaatcccgatgccggattctagccgggtattacaataatgaCGAGCTCTAGGGAGGTCGGAGCCGAGGATTGCCTAGAAGCTGCAGGAGATCAAGGGGCCGTACTGTGCTTGCTGTGACGAGAAGACTTGGGAGCCCTCGAGTGCGGGTCCTTGGAGCTCGGCCTGGAGGCACGGGAAGAGACTGGAGCAAGGGGAATGGACCGTTCTGCCGACCTGGGAGAGATGATTTGGGCGACCTCCCGAGTCACATCAGCCACCGACTGTCCAGCTCGGAAAGCATCTAGAGCCGCCCTCATGCTCTCCCGAGACAGAACGAAATTCTTCGGGGGCTTAATCTTATCCATTGGGTGTTTAGAAgctgaaaaaacaaaaataaaataaataaaaaaataaaacccaaCAGTTCAGGAGAACATTCAAACCCAAAAACAAAATGAAGAATAAGGCAATGAAAAGCGGAATAAAATACCCGCGTTCTTGCAGTCTTGAAGACTAGacacaaacatgcatttctcgaAGTCATACTTCCGCTCAAAGGAAGTTAGACGGAGAAACGCAATCTGCTCGGAGAGGGATAGCTGGGGGAGGTCATTGCAGCCCTGAGGCACTTCCCTACAGGGGAGGTCCACTTGCCAAGACGCCCCAGAACTCCCTTTCAGCTCCACCACAGCAAATCCCTCTGTCCAGCCTTTGATTGAGTCTTTTTGACCCGAGAAGGTAGACAACCCTCCCcgaggggcaaaatagtaaaaacACTGGACTGCTCGAACCAGTCAAAAAATGGTTGAAAATAAACGAGCCGTATGTGTAAGGCCCCAACTCAAACAGATCGACTCGAAAGAATACATAAACAGTATAGAGTTGGGAGCAAGCATTCTAGGGGTTATACCGAAATATTGAAAAACTTCAACGAAAAAAGGGGAGAAGGGAAAAGTTAAACCATATTCACGTTGCTTGACAAAAAAAACTAAGCTACGGTCTTTTTGGGGATCAATTAGACCCGAAGGAGGAGGATTGAGAAGGACAATTCTCTCGTTGCGAAGGGGAGCCCGAATACGAAAGAGAGGGGTATCCAGGTACTCCTGAGAAAAGAAACTCGCCAGGGAAGAAGGAGTAACATTAGATTCTAGATTTATGACGTCGGGAAGCTTTGGACTATCCATGGCAAGATGAAAAGCGTACCTTAGAGATGATCGGGGTAGAAAGGCAGGACGAACAGAGCATGCAAAAAGCAGAAGGAGAGTAAGGACTCTGTCAAAACTGAGAGAATTTGAATTTAGGAAAGCATAAGAGTGCAGAAAAGACGTTTTGAGAGAAGCAGTCTCCGGGCCAGGCGGTCATAATGAGTCCTCGGTATTTACCCCTTCATCAATCAtgcaataactgctgaggaggtaaaggggcaattgttAACCGTTGGCCCTCTCACTCCCCTTCTTGGGCCGAGACAGGATCCACAAGAATAGATCAGGCCCAAACTCTCAAACCGATTTTAGGCGAGGCTGCCCGTCAGCCCAGACGTGGGCCGCTAAATGCTCAGAGGGTCAGGTCACGTTTGAGCCCGAGGACCCGACATGAACCGACTCAGTCATTCCACGGCCCTTTTTTGCATGCGCTCTGAAGAAAATTAAATGATCGCTCGACGTAGGTGAGAAAACTGACATTCCTACACGTACGGACCTGTCTGACAGGGATGAAAGTCACTGTAGTAGAAAAACCGCTAGACGTCATTAACAAGCAAAAAAAAGGGATAAAAAGGGAGGAGGGTCATCCTCTcagaccaaactcactcaactatcgtAAATCCTAttatttctggatctcagaataTCATCATCCAAATAAAATATCAAGATTACatgttcaaaaaataaattgaagaaaaaaaacaaaatggaGTTGTGGCATGCGGGGTTGATGCTGCGATGATGTAGGGCTGCGACTTTATTGTGACTCTAGTATTATGAGCTTACAACACTGCTATGGCGGTGGTGCCATTAATTGCTGTGTTGGGCTTAAATGAACGAGAGAGTAACACGGACAAAAGGAGACTGTGGAAGATTAAGAGGGGCAAGAAATCAAGACGaggtagaaaataaaaataaagaagatacaaaataaaagaagatgATGAGAGAGAAGGTGAGCGGCTATGTGAGAAGGAGATCTAAAAGATAGGGTCTTGGAAAAGAATGTTTATATATTAGAGATTGAATGGTTGAGATTATTTCAAACTATTCCCCTGCCCAGAGCCCACCCTAAAGACTAAGCTCTCTTTTCTCTTCCGTAGTCCACCCTCTCATCTTCTCGGCGCTCATGCTCATCCCGTAACCATCGCCGTCGCTTCTTCTCTTCCCCTATCAGTGGTCAGAAAAGAAAAACTGCAGCTACTCCGCAGGTTTTGATGGGCTGCTTCTTGAGCAAGAGCAATGCGCAGGCAGATAGCTTCAATGACATTAAAGGTATACTGTTTTAGCTGACACTGTTCAATGAATCCAAAGTAATATGAGAGCGTAGAGGCTCTTGAATTATGTTATTTCTTCCATAACTAAACTGATGCTCTTTTTTGCTGGGTTCCATGAAGGATTCATTTCATTTCTTACTAGAAGCTGTACTTGGGGATAGTATCTTCACTGTGATTTTTGCTTTCTCCTCTAACTAATTCTGGCATGTTACAACTTGGTTAGATAATACAGCACCGTTGCCTGAGCAGTCAGTGGTTACATATGCGGCTGAATGTGGACCATATTCTGATAAGAATGGAAGTCGTGATGCACCAGCAGCCTCGGAGATTGCTCAATCATATGGATTTAAGAGATATGAATACCAAAAACTAGCAAAAGCAACTCGTTTTTTCTCCAATGTACACCGCATTGGCGAGGGTGGTTTTGGGATAGTCTATAAGGCATCcttagatgatgatgatgttgctATAAAGAAACTTAAAATAGTAAAGCTGGAGAATAAATTGGAGGAGATTGAGTACCTTAGCGTTGTGCGCCATCCAAATATCGTTAAGATGATTGGATACTGCAGTGAAGGAGAAGATAAATTGCTTGTTTTAGAGTTTGTTCCCAACAAGTCTTTGAGACATCATCTACATGGTGAGTGCCTTTTCATGCACTGATATTGGGCTGAGTTATTTCAATTGTAATGAAGAAATTGAACGGACGGATTCAATTTTTACCCGATtcattttttcagaaaataattcaaaagaattattactaaaatatacataatttcatttcttttgaaaattaaaattacctgAGTCCAAAAAGAATGAATTCTTCCATTCTAATTAAAAGAATTGattgaaaaaaattgaattattatgaaaatttttattccAAACTTGCTGCCCCTGAAATCAGAGGCCAAATACTGC
Proteins encoded in this region:
- the LOC122724682 gene encoding proline-rich receptor-like protein kinase PERK15, with translation MGCFLSKSNAQADSFNDIKDNTAPLPEQSVVTYAAECGPYSDKNGSRDAPAASEIAQSYGFKRYEYQKLAKATRFFSNVHRIGEGGFGIVYKASLDDDDVAIKKLKIVKLENKLEEIEYLSVVRHPNIVKMIGYCSEGEDKLLVLEFVPNKSLRHHLHDEDKLLEWSKRIKIAINSARGLLYLHEECKPKIIHRDIKADNILLSDNFEPKIADFSLANFLPDTGNINHISSILRGTNIYADPEYGDKQRVSEKSDVYSFGVVLLELITGRELSDKQGNTIVNWV